DNA from Rhinoderma darwinii isolate aRhiDar2 chromosome 6, aRhiDar2.hap1, whole genome shotgun sequence:
TGAGGCCAATACAATGACTAGAACTTCTCCAAGACGCTGTGGATAAAAGGAAAAATCAATCAGATTGGGTTTTAGCTAATTTATCATAtaaagcgttatagtaatgtactacttAGTTTCTATTTTTAGAAATTAATTGTGTTTATCTTCAAAATactacattaaaagccttaaataGTTAACTTTTTACTCGCTGGAAATTGACATTTAATATTAAAGTACAAATATAAATAAAGTTAAACAGgaattttattgcagaaaatgaattattttaATATATCTGTATGGTGCGTTACCTTGAAGTTCTCGGGGTCCACATGGAGTTTCTGAGCATGGGATTTGCTGAGGTCAGACAGGAAATGCTTTACATCATCGAGGTGCTGGATGGCATTGCCAACAGCTGTAAGCACCTTCTTGCCGTGAGCCTTCACCTTGGCATTGCCAGAAATAGCGGTGACATTGGACAGGTTTCCAAAGGAGCTGAAATATCTCTGGGTCCAGGGGTACACAACCAGCAGCCTAAAGTACATAAGCAGAATGAGAAGCAATTATCAACTCTTATTGATTTACTCTTATTCTCAGATGTATCCCCTTAGCCAGaatgtaaaataaatgttatagaAAACCGAGGGGAAACACATCTACATTACCTAGACTCTAAAAGGGCTTCTCCCCCAATAAAACACCTATCCACAGAGTAGGTAAAGAATGTCTGATCGCTAGGACCCCCATGATCACTAGAGCGGGGGTCCCGCGCCCCTTGGTTCCTTCTCACAGCATGACCACAGCAAGAaaaactttgaatggagtggcagttaaGCATGTGTCCTGCCGATCCATTCAATGTCCATGGGGCTGCCGGAAATAGCCGagcactgtactcggctgtctCCGTTCTGCACTGCTAATGCACGTCCACCACTCCAATCAACGTTTTCCTCACTGCGTTCGTGCACTGAGAATAAGCAGGGGGCTTAGGACACCGGCTCTAGAGGTCGGTAGGGGTCCAGGTAGTGGggaccccagcaatcagacatttatcacttgttccgtggatagatgataaatgttaattgtgaGAAACCCCTTTAGTTTCCAAGGTGATGTTTCAAATTAGTCATGTACAGTATAAGCTTAGCTAATCTAAATTTAAAACAACAGAAACAATTGCAACGTTCAAAGAGGGTAACCAAGAATGAGTTTGAAAATTGAACACCCTAGACTGCTTTCAAGTAATGGTTCTATATACTGATAAATACAAAGAAggatttttattgtgtgactcactaataaaactacagcttgtatataaaatatagttaTACTGTCTAAAGTATTAAATTCATGCATGTGTATTACCTGGTCAGAGCTTCATGCCCGTCCTTTTCAGCATTAACCTTGCTCCATGTGGAGGAGATGGCGGCTCTCTCTTCAGTTGTCCAATGAACCATGATGGCTGTCTAGTGCTATTGTACACTGGAAATGACAGTGAAGCCATGAAATGGATCCTTCTTTTTATAAGAGTGTCACTGAAGGTCCACCTATACTCCATTACTGCTGTGTCATGCTTGTGCCTCAGTCCTTGAAAGTCTGATTGGTCTGGAAGGTAATAGTGCTTTCTAAGCAGATCAAAATGCTGAGCACACAGTGCTCTCTGAAAGAATAAAATCTATGCTTAAATATATTGATATAATGTTCTAATGTACACCATAAATGAAACATCATAAAGTCCACAAACTGACAGTCACCCAAGTAGCTTTTAATTCTCGTGTAATTTAGCAATCCTACATTTCTAATATATCCTCTGTTAAATTGGGGCATAAAGGGCTAATCTTAGAGACTATGGCTATAGAGGTTGCACTGGTACATTTACATATTAATATATATCTGTTATTTGAATtgttatcatttttttaaaaaagacaccaTTGTCCAAAAAAACtcacactaagggcttattcagacgaacgggatatacgtccttgcaacgcgcgggattttcacgctcgtggcacggacctatattagtctatggagccgtgcagacatgtgcgtgatttttacgcagcgttagtccgctgcgtaaaagtcacgacttgtccattctttgagcgtttttggcgtatcacgcacccattgaagtcaatgggtgcgtgaaaaccacgcatgccacacggaagcacttccgtacgaactgcgtgattcgcgcaacagctgtcaaaaggatgaatgaaaacagaaaagcacaacgaCAAAAggggtgtcataatgatggcggctgtgcaaaAACCACGCCgctgcgcatcatatgatgctgccacacggagctgtcaagtgatttcaatgggaggcgtcggcgtctttttcccgcgagcagtaaaactgcctcgcgggaaaaagaagcgacatgccctatcttcgggcgcttccgcctccgacctcccattgacttcaatgggtggcaggagaaagcgtatttctcgctgttttatgcccgcggcgctcaatggccgcgggcgaaaaacggcgcgataattgccgcgaaaatcggcgtgcagggagaggaatatctgcctcaaagttccaaactgaattttgaggcagatattcctcccccaaaatactccgtgtgaacatagccttacagttcggctatgttcacacggcaaaccaaaaatggccataaaatacagagctgttttcaatctaacacagcccctgatttttagccgttttttaagcaacttgcgttttttgctgtgttttttgctgccgtttttggagcttgagtcaatgaaaaaggctccaaaaatggctcaagaagtgacatgcacttcctttttacggggcgtttttctacatttttaaaaacggGCGTGTAAAAAATGCCCTGTAGGAACGTAACGCCATTTTTCACatgggcagctgtttggaggcattcagcccctgtattttcagacgtttttcgggccatttatggcccgaaaaacgtctgaaaataggccgtgtgaacgtaccctaaacaTTTGTCTGCAGGGttatttgtggcaaaaaacatAAGGAAAAATACTGCAAAAACGCAGTTTGTCTTCCTTTGATAGCTCTGGGAGAGAAGTCACATGAATTATGTTTATTGCCTATAAGCCGTGACTGTAAGTGTACGGTCCCACGTAGTGACATCAGCATGCGGCTGAGACCCCACTCACTTGCCAATGGCCACTGCAAGTGAACAGGGTTTCTTTCGCATGCGCACACCACTACATGGGGCATTACTCTAAAGGAAGCAATTTATTGCTGATTTGGACTAACTAATATACAAGCAAGAGGTTAACAGAGATGAGTTTGCTAGAAAGTTAAAGAACAGAGTTCTGTAATGCGATACcatctaataatttttttttgtgtagcaAGACTGAAATTTCTTGTCAAAACCATCAAGATATTGATATCGCTATTAAAACTATTGGAATGAGCTGCATTAGAGTGTTTATAGACTGTTGTGATTGCCTGAATTGTATGCATTATCGCAGCGTATGAAGCTGCCactagttaaaaaaaattattattttttttttaatgtatctttTCTGCCCTATGATCTTTTACTATATTAAGTGATAATAACGTCATTGCAGCTCCCTTATTTTAAGGGTTTTGTGGGGATGAGTGGTGGGACCACCCCTGTTCAGATAGTGTTTACATACTCAAGTGATCAATTTTTATTATGGTGGGAAAACCCTTATGTTACACAAATATTGCAGCGGCAGTTATACATACTTGTCTCACTCACTGAGTTCTTTCTCCTGAATCAGCAGGACTGAGAACTTATCAGACTTGTCACAGCACTAGCCAGTATGAGAGTGATTGCATATATCTGATCTAGTCTTAACCACTTTCTCACTGGGTTTCCGCTATAGACAgggccgtatttgccactaggtaCTGGGGGTGCAATGCTTATTGCATCCAGCAAGGGGGGCAGTTACAGAAACTtgtattttttgggaggggggtttTCCGTTTGAACTTGTGACTTGACCGACCagcggtcaggtcactcacagggcagggggAGGGGGTATGCTTCCCCAGTGATCCTCAGACTGTAATACACGCTCTCTGTTATTGGagtggccagagctgctcacgtgtccagctgtggccaatccgagaacagaggGTGCCAAACAATGTCCAAGGCAGGTATGTATAAATCATTAATTGTCTAATGCAGTGGTTCCAAACCAGACAttaacatcaggggaaactcctgaagtggaatcccagtCCACAGCGTGGCCGGCGCAATGGCCCGTaattcggctccaggagaagcccctggcgtccagGGCCGTATTTGGAGTTGAGGCTGCCCTAGGTACTTTTAGTGCTGACGCTCCTGATAAAGCAGCTTTTCCAGCCCAAAAATAGCAACATGTGAATGAATTCAAAAACCTGCGGCAGAAAACGAGCGAtctcacagcataaattgacatgcttgcAGATTAAAAAGCGCactacaggtcaatttattaacatttttttcagtGGGTTTTTTATGAaacgtgtgcatgagatttgttcaaatctcatccactctgctgctactgtgttatgcTGTAGATTTTTCGCAATGGAATCCgttttggaaaatctgcagtgttacacaacgtgtgaactgacactAAAAAAATGATCAGTGCTACCCTGTTAACATTCCCTCCTCTGCCCCCCACATGAACAGTGGGGCTCATTTCCCCTATTATTGGTTAGGTcacagttcattttttttttttttttaaatactcccTTCCCAACTGGAGCAAATTACGCCCCACTGGTTACATCAGTACATTGTCCTACTTGTAAaattaggccaatgaactgatgtAAACTTGGATCACGTGATTTAAACAAACCAATGGATGGGCTTAGAGCTATcgctgcttagtttactgtcacagactaagaaaggtaagtatgataattattttgctttttttgttactaatgtttttttttgtttttttttctacaggttcggtcgttggactactcattcgaggactacttagatgacagcgtttttattttcaataaaatggttaacgagggttttagtTCAATGCTGGTGTGATGGTGTCTTTTTTGACGTATTATCTACTtatctactgccttagtaatggcagctgtctgataaaCACTAAGGCAGGGcctagtgttagccagtgaagaGGCTTACACTAACccccctccattattaccccagtacccaccgccaccaggtgtgctggaaagagccgggtacaatccagtacccgaccatccgaATTTGatagtcgggcactggggcgtccgaaggctggtattattaggctggaaaaaaacaaaaaagttgggtcttcccaccctggtaatgctaggctgcacctgctttattgtatctagctgaaGAAAAGGCATGATGCCTCATTTTTCCgctagcgttttttccgctcgtgggcaaAAAcagtctctgcctcccattgaggcctcccattgatttcaggagctttgaggcagattttggattgacagcatttttttttaagtcgttgaagctaatgcaaaaaaacgcaagcaaAAAAgtactccaaacgagcgccgcaggtattttctgcctcctgttaATGTCTATTGGAGGTCAGAGGATGAAATCACTTAAAGACCATcagacacacagtaaaatgaccattagcccgccactcacagacgcctcctgtagatagtgccacacagccccctgtaggtagtgccacacagcccgcttgtagatagcaccccccttctagTACATAGTACATAGCGCCCCTCCCTCCTTGCTGTAAATAGCGCcttcgtagctccctgaaggaccagaatccccctgtggccggggattccgctcctggtcgtagcacttgatgtctctgtccgtatatgaaAAGTGACATcacgggcaactcctgaagcggaatccctctcCACAGCGTTGTCGACGCTTttgtcggggattccactacaagagaagcccctgacatctctatcCATTTATGATCAGTGTAGAAGGAGGTAGAAAAATCACATTCTTGCTGGCAATAAACTGGGAGTGGTTAAAGGATGGCACATATCAGGGGGTGAAATAAACGGGATGTTGAATGGGCTTCTCATGAGGATGATGATCATGCTGAGAATTACCAGTTCAGAGCATGGTTAGAGGTATGTTAATCATGTGCTTTTGGGAGGGGGGCGGTTACTTTGATTTATTGATGTATTAAGTTTCCCGTACTGGAGTGTCTTCGTTTATAAAAGTagcgaaataaaaaaaaaaaaaaacagttctctCTATGGAAACAAATATGGATGTTGATATATAGAAGGATTTTGGTCacaccactgtatggcatacatggataaaaatatttttataggacgCATAGTGGTGATAATATTATTAAAGAAAGGTGGATAATTCAAACtgtaattcattaaaaaaaatgagtaaaatatGATTTATGGGACGTAAAAGGTGTAAAACACGTATGCAACGTGCGGGTGATGGCTGAGAGTTTAGCAGTTACTGGTGGGGTGTTGGAGAGTGGGGATAGCGGAAAAATgatatatttttgtaaaaaattagaTGATGGTTTCTGCTACTTCATTGAGGCCATTTAGTTTGAGGGTATGTAATTTGTACTTCCAAAATACCACCCTTTTGCATAGGTTTTCAAATCTATTATTGTTGGTAGGGGCGATCCTATCGATAGGTGTTGGGTTATATAATGCCTAGAGACGCCATGTAGCATGACATTTTTTGCACAGTTGGATCTGTGTTTATTTAAACGGCAGTGCAGGAGTTGGGTAGTTCTGCCTAAGTATTGTTTATCGCAAATACAGTTCATTAAATAAATGACATGGGAGGATTTACAGTTAAGATAATATTCAATGCTGAAAACTTCACCTGAGCAGGTTGATTGGAAAGTGGTGAGTTTATGGGTAATGCTATTACAGCATAGGCATCATTTGGTGTTGCATTTATAGCTGCCCGGTGGTTCATTGTGTTTGAAGGGGGCTACCTCGTTGTTCCAATGGCAGATTCTACTTGGTGCTAAAGTAACACCCATggacgcgggccgtcaggtttactcacctcctgacggctgcagccatggatcagtgagcgctggcccgcatctccttctCAGGAGAGGATAGCACACACTTCCGCTGTGTcccgatcttaaagggccagcgcgcgcaccttaaTTAGatcccaaattagcccatgaccaccctgtactataagaagggccctgccccttcctgcattgcctgaatttTGTTGTcctttacctatgttcgtctctgcaaatggtccctttagtgtttcccattcccaagttgtaatgacggggtagggagacagacaggtgagccctaatctacccgccactcagtccctgcctacttgcaacagcccatcctaggcgacggcgtacaactgggcgacggtccctacgctcaataagtgcacgagacacaaacagacaagggtacacagaagctaagggaaatggggcagttgcccacggcaacacagtgagcaacaagagtagtgaacgagccgagtcaaaccaggagtgcacgaggtaccaatcgcagagcaggagcgtagtcagtaaagccagggtcaaaaatgaagcatggtcaataatcatagcaggagcagcagagccaggaaacagaaaagaatcacaggcaaaggaggagcaggaaatgcaggtataaatagacagagggcgggagctagctccgtctgaccaggctgtgataggctctcccactcctcagcctcccagcctgactggtagaagatcgtgtcactctctcagatttaggagcaggtgcagacagattacccacgggcgtcgacacagaagcggtgtctggcagatcctttacacaagtgttccctttcctgctacctgtaatctgtgtcccgtactatcctggttcaagtgccgtttagagttggagtcatgtattGCTGTATACTACACCTTCCTGGTTAcagcacgcctggtgtctgcctgctgccaaggtcccatccgagcctgtcttcgctgtcagaagttaccacaggtacacctatccgaactattgactttgacttgtaccctgttggccagctgctataccgtcaaggcggtagtgcccagtgggtccacgcaaccAATGTGACAGCTAATATGTTTTTGAGAGTTGGAGCCCGTCTGAAGGTGAAGGTTTAAGATTGGGGTCATGTTCTAGTATGTACCAGTATTTTTTTTAGGATTTCTCAGTTTTCTTTTATGAGTGGTATTGTAAGGGGTTCTGGTTATGAGATGGTATTTGTCTGTGGTTGAACTGTTGTCTAAAGAAGATGGGTTTTTAGGGGCTAGGCAAGTTTCTTGGGATAGTAAGGAGGTTTTTTTGAAAGTTTCAGTTAATAGTGATTTGGGGTAGCCTTTATCCTTGAAACGGGTGTTGAGAATTCTTGATTGGATGCCGAAGTCTTCGTCTAGTGTGCAATTTTTTCTAATCCCTTTGTACCAGATAAAAGAGATGTTCTATAGTCATTTAGAAAAGTTACCGTTTTTAGAATCCAGATAACTGTTTGTGtccacctttttaaaaaaaaagtttttgtagtAAAAACAT
Protein-coding regions in this window:
- the LOC142656373 gene encoding hemoglobin subunit beta-2-like, which produces MVHWTTEERAAISSTWSKVNAEKDGHEALTRLLVVYPWTQRYFSSFGNLSNVTAISGNAKVKAHGKKVLTAVGNAIQHLDDVKHFLSDLSKSHAQKLHVDPENFKRLGEVLVIVLASKLGSAFTPQVQAAWEKFINVLVAALSHGYF